Proteins found in one Neodiprion lecontei isolate iyNeoLeco1 chromosome 6, iyNeoLeco1.1, whole genome shotgun sequence genomic segment:
- the LOC107217051 gene encoding uncharacterized protein LOC107217051 isoform X2, whose protein sequence is MSAFCEMVLTMKVIKALVFVLIGVQRAASSGPFVQEALAKVFGHWTPYSNVRTIQLLNQLCNESQKDDEVRTDACYGCFFRSSNQPPGYPMLLTMASCADTYLDNTDYGHCQSYLRNATNSISTRTSPGVIYCSFLECIRQVNKNMLIAQCVNEAKAMFSNFKCADSQLTQLFVNATVCVLAKTRCSYLNPITGITQEDELANKLNIVSINALQVNTDYDLNIIRVPFVNPAQGDECGKFRNVDQASWPSAEC, encoded by the exons ATGAGTGCATTTTGCGAAATGGTATTAACCATGAAAGTGATCAAAGCGTTGGTTTTCGTGTTAATCGGTGTTCAACGAGCAGCCAGCTCCGGGCCATTCGTCCAGGAAGCGCTTGCCAAAGTCTTCGGGCATTGGACTCCATACTCAAA CGTCAGAACGATTCAGTTGTTGAATCAGCTGTGCAACGAGTCGCAGAAGGACGATGAGGTCAGAACCGATGCCTGCTACGGGTGCTTCTTCAGGTCCAGCAATCAGCCCCCCGGATATCCGATGCTTCTGACGATGGCTTCCTGCGCGGACACGTATCTCGACAACACGGATTACGGACACTGCCAAAGCTACTTGAGG AACGCAACGAATTCAATATCCACCCGCACAAGTCCGGGCGTCATTTACTGTTCGTTTCTGGAGTGCATCCGTCAAGTGAACAAGAACATGCTG ATCGCGCAGTGCGTCAACGAGGCTAAGGCGATGTTCTCAAACTTCAAATGTGCCGACTCTCAGCTAACCCAGCTTTTCGTCAACGCTACCGTCTGCGTATTGGCGAAGACACGGTGCAGCTACTTGAACCCCATCACCGGGATCACACAGGAGGATGAGTTAGCGAATAAACTGAACATCGTATCCATCAACGCTCTTCAGGTCAACACCGATTACGACTTGAACATCATTCGGGTGCCTTTTGTGAATCCGGCCCAGGGTGACGAGTGTGGGAAGTTTCGCAACGTTGACCAAGCTTCCTGGCCCTCGGCCGAATGCTAG
- the LOC107217051 gene encoding uncharacterized protein LOC107217051 isoform X1 translates to MSAFCEMVLTMKVIKALVFVLIGVQRAASSGPFVQEALAKVFGHWTPYSNVRTIQLLNQLCNESQKDDEVRTDACYGCFFRSSNQPPGYPMLLTMASCADTYLDNTDYGHCQSYLRNATNSISTRTSPGVIYCSFLECIRQVNKNMLEANEVAPPIDQRRLQARGTSSVLTASNNNEHHSRYFASFHFSRRNLQRRKSICVIVDGRKSDGNTIAQCVNEAKAMFSNFKCADSQLTQLFVNATVCVLAKTRCSYLNPITGITQEDELANKLNIVSINALQVNTDYDLNIIRVPFVNPAQGDECGKFRNVDQASWPSAEC, encoded by the exons ATGAGTGCATTTTGCGAAATGGTATTAACCATGAAAGTGATCAAAGCGTTGGTTTTCGTGTTAATCGGTGTTCAACGAGCAGCCAGCTCCGGGCCATTCGTCCAGGAAGCGCTTGCCAAAGTCTTCGGGCATTGGACTCCATACTCAAA CGTCAGAACGATTCAGTTGTTGAATCAGCTGTGCAACGAGTCGCAGAAGGACGATGAGGTCAGAACCGATGCCTGCTACGGGTGCTTCTTCAGGTCCAGCAATCAGCCCCCCGGATATCCGATGCTTCTGACGATGGCTTCCTGCGCGGACACGTATCTCGACAACACGGATTACGGACACTGCCAAAGCTACTTGAGG AACGCAACGAATTCAATATCCACCCGCACAAGTCCGGGCGTCATTTACTGTTCGTTTCTGGAGTGCATCCGTCAAGTGAACAAGAACATGCTG GAAGCGAACGAGGTTGCGCCACCGATCGATCAGAGACGATTGCAGGCTCGAGGGACGTCGAGCGTATTGACAGCGAGTAACAACAATGAACACCACTCCCGCTATTTTGCAAGCTTCCACTTTAGCCGACGAAACCTGCAGCGGAGGAAGTCGATCTGCGTCATTGTCGACGGACGCAAAAGTGATGGGAACACC ATCGCGCAGTGCGTCAACGAGGCTAAGGCGATGTTCTCAAACTTCAAATGTGCCGACTCTCAGCTAACCCAGCTTTTCGTCAACGCTACCGTCTGCGTATTGGCGAAGACACGGTGCAGCTACTTGAACCCCATCACCGGGATCACACAGGAGGATGAGTTAGCGAATAAACTGAACATCGTATCCATCAACGCTCTTCAGGTCAACACCGATTACGACTTGAACATCATTCGGGTGCCTTTTGTGAATCCGGCCCAGGGTGACGAGTGTGGGAAGTTTCGCAACGTTGACCAAGCTTCCTGGCCCTCGGCCGAATGCTAG